In one window of Gouania willdenowi chromosome 8, fGouWil2.1, whole genome shotgun sequence DNA:
- the metrnla gene encoding meteorin-like protein: MLSPTLASALVLVLLCRTSVCQYSSDQCSWKGSGLTHEGHTRDVEQVYLRCSQGSLEWLYPTGAIIVNLRPNIISPAAAQLSVCVKPSPNSSGSNIYLDRNGRLRLLLREQDQAQGKVYCFNIQEGALFIEAIPRTDISRRITAFQYELVSNKFGAGAHLAGARCQPCTDAETLLAVCTSDFVARGSIKKVEEKEEHSSVSVEISRLHRQKTRVFVSGGVRVRGWTGNINMPLQCRARAGEGDFMFTGTIRFGEAWMGCVPRFKDFLRLYQEAQKQGTNPCHVDTD; this comes from the exons ATGCTGAGCCCGACGCTGGCCTCGGCTCTGGTCCTCGTCCTGCTCTGTCGGACCTCCGTGTGCCAGTACTCCAGCGACCAGTGCAGCTGGAAGGGCAG tGGTCTAACCCATGAAGGACACACAAGGGATGTTGAGCAGGTGTACCTGCGCTGCTCCCAGGGTTCTCTGGAATGGCTGTACCCAACGGGTGCCATCATTGTCAACCTCCGACCCAACATCATCTCCCCCGCCGCCGCTCAGCTCTCCGTCTGCGTTAAACCATCTCCAAATTCCAGCGGCTCCAACATCTACCTGGACCGCAACGGCAGGCTgcggctgctgctgcgtgaACAGGACCAGGCTCAGGGAAAGGTCTACTGCTTTAACATCCAGGAGGGAGCGCTGTTCATCGAAGCCATCCCTCGCACGGACATCAGTCGGAGAATTACGGCGTTCCAGTACGAGCTGGTCAGCAACAAGTTTGGAGCAGGAGCTCACTTAGCTGGTG CTCGCTGCCAGCCCTGCACTGATGCTGAGACGCTGCTCGCAGTCTGCACCAGTGACTTTG TGGCACGAGGCAGCATCAAAAAGGTGGAAGAGAAAGAGGAGCACTCGTCTGTTTCTGTGGAGATCAGCCGACTCCACAGGCAGAAAACCCGGGTGTTTGTGTCCGGGGGCGTGAGGGTACGAGGCTGGACTGGAAACATCAACATGCCCCTTCAGTGCAGGGCCAGAGCGGGGGAAGGGGACTTCATGTTCACCGGGACAATCCGGTTCGGAGAAGCCTGGATGGGCTGCGTGCCGCGCTTCAAGGACTTTCTACGGTTGTATCAGGAAGCACAAAAGCAGGGGACAAACCCCTGCCACGTAGACACTGACTga